The window CTAGTTTTCCCTTAATTGAGTCCCGTGAAAAGTTTCTTCCTCACATGACGTGATTCTTACCAGATAGGTTGCTGCTTCAGGTGAGTGTACAGGTACAccttttcccctttcttttcctctggaGCGCCTGAcactgaagaggaggatgaaATATAACAGGCAGTGATGGACTCAGGTTCATTTCTAGaatattcttaaaaaaaagtaagagcACTGGAGCagcaaagtgaaataaaaaatgatttctGAGCTACGATACCTGGTGATTTAGGCTTCGTCTCCCCCGGATTTTCCCCATCGCTACAAAACAGATTGTAAGAGTGAGGAATACAGTGACATGCAAAAGTGTTAATGAACAGACTCAAAGGAGGAGGTGCATATGCTCACTCAGACTTGGGAGCCACTGAGCTTCTCAACTTGCTCTCCAGGCCCCCAAAGAAGCCTTTGACGTCAGTCTTGGACGTGTGTTTAAGGAGGCGCTCGGCAGCGTCCTTCTTCCCTGTCAGCCAGGTGTTAGCCTTGTTGAGATAAGAGTCCAGACCAGCTGGAGCACCACCGCGATCCAACAGCTCCGAGGGAGATGGCTGAGACTTTCCTGAGAAGAAAAGTCCAAAATGCTGAGTGCTAACGTTGCCTAACAGCATCTCCCAGCAGCTACCTGTTTTGCACCGTCTGAGGTGGGGGGTTATTTTCACAGGTGTTCACTgaagtacttaaaaaaaaataggccCGTGTGAGATTTAATGAAGTGAATGCTTCACTTTAGCCCAGCAGCAACTCAGTGAgctggaaacaaaaacagtcattAGTCTGTAAGATTGTGTTCACAACACAAAAGTGGAAACATGCTGTTACTCTGTGTTAAATCAGggctctctgcagtctgcaGCAGACCTTTGTGTGTCACTTTGCGCCGGAGTGCAAGTTGttataagcagaaaaaaatatttaacttaGCAGACGTGCCTGCAGACTCGCTGATGCAATGCACTGTGTCACAGTGGTGTACTAATCACTCAGTGCTTCCTGCTTGCACAAGCACAAACACTACCTTTATTTGTGATGCTGCTGCAAGAGAAACCACAGAGCCAAACCCTGCTGGTAACATTCCCTGAATCAGCACTGAGGTGTCTTGTTTTTataaaacagacacaaacacagatgtctgtCTTTTGCACTTTTGCAGCTAAAAGTTGGAAAAGAAAAGCCTTTAATTTGGGCTACAGAGGCTCAGCAGCACGCAGCGTTTCTCTTAAAAAGCAACACTTTACAGTTGCTCTGTGGTGGCGTTCAGAGTGTTTTCAAGAACTTCAGCTGATCTTACCAACGTAGTAATAAGTGAAGCACATGGTCATGAGGTTTTTTGCTGGGCTGTAGTCGTCCATCTGGTAACACctgcaacagaaaaacaaaacaaaaaaacacagcatttcTTTAGATGAAATAATGACTTTGGTGGAAAATATACGAATTAAATATTATGTAAAGTATGCAGAAGTATATTTTTAGCACCCTTTGTCTGTTTCTGTGGAATTTAAGCAAAAACCACTCAATGCTGAATTTTCTGAAACTTGTTGGAGACGTAAACAACTGAAGATGCATTTACTGCATtgggtgtgtgtttgaggtCATGTTCATGCAGAAAATCTTCAGAGATCCTGGAGAATTATTGCTCAACACCACTTTAATGATCCCAAAAAGGTCGGACTCGTTGgaagtaaaaagtaaagaaaagaggAGCAGCTCTTTCTGCACATTACTGCAATTAAaagtttttacttctttttgttttgtggcaCAGTTCAATTTTCTAATATTACCGTATTTACTTAAAGTTCCTTTTAATGTCAGAATGTAATGTTCTTGACAGATTTATCTGATCTTTTATATAATCTGCACAATATAGTCATTTGTGTAATCTGTGACTGATTATTAACAACTGAATAATCTTCAAATTACCTTGAAAATGCACATAGAAGAATAAAAACCTCGAGCTAACGAGAGCATCGCGTTTGGTTCAGTTGGAGCAGCATTTGCAAGACGCAGCTTTGATTCCAGCTCTGCTAAAAACTTATAatgtcacatgaccacttaTTCAAAATGACGGCTCAAGTTCGCAGTAAAAAAGTTACAGTTGGACCGTATTTACTTACTCAAATAGCACAACTGCAAAAGACTGCACGAGTCTGTAGAAGGTGGCCTCGCTCACACATTTGGAGTGGCAGCGCTGTGAACACAGTACAAGTACATGTCACTGCAAGGACACATAACATTTCAGGAGAATATAACACCTGCACTTCTTTCTTCACATGTATCAGAGTGATTGTTTTCCCATCACAcgacaaacaagaaaacaatcgAAAACACATCTCGCCCTTTTTCAGCTAATGCCGTATTCGCCAGATTCCCTCCTTGATTAAACCACAGTGTGTGGCTTTTCAGGAAATGACTGAGCCTTGAGCTATGAGCTTGTGAGATGCTTTTaaagacttttctctttgtaacAGCCAGTGGGCTCAATGTTGCAAACAGTAAACGAGTCAGAAAGACGATGGTGGTGTTGGTCAGGGTTTGCTGGTGGAATTTGtggaaagaggaaaacaaatacaaaacaacagaCTTATCTCTGTGGCCACCGCTCAGCCGTTTCCTGTTGATGTGAGAACATCGAGAAGGCCAGAAGGAGCTGAGGATGCACAGTGTAAAATCTACACATGATGGTTTTATCAGCAGTTCCCAATTTTATTCCAAGTTTATCATTTGTTAGAACACTCGTTTGTTTTTGACTCGAAACTAACCCGACGGGTCAGCAGCATCTGTCATTTAGGACTCAGGCACGCTGTCTGCATGTAAAGACAGGTAAGAGAGAGGAGActagaacaaaaaagaagaagaagtgcaAATGACTTCTTTAGTGAACTCTGATGGAAATTTGCTACAACTGGTAAACAAACCCTTCACTGTGTCTCAGCTCTAAAGCGTTTGATGACTACCACGTCGGGCTGGAAccaattatttcatttaatctGCTGATTATTGTTTGGATTAACCATTTAGTCCATGAACTGTTTCCAATGCTTTGTTCTCgtttgtgtcattttgtttgtttaagaaaGCAAACCCAGAGATACACCAGCCTCTGGAACATTTATCAGGAGGGGATCAGGGGCCTTTCCAGAGACGCCGAGCCCATTCAGCTGGATATCCAGGAGTCTTCTCAGCTGAGAAGACAGAACAAGTGGCACGTGTCTTAGTATTGAGGACGTGAAGAATGAGAAGCAGAGCTCAAAGTGACAAAACGGGAGGTGGAGAATCTCGACAGAGAACTCccgagagagaaaaaagaaagtgaaaatgaTCAATTGAAGGCTGTGGGAGTCGCAGAGTGTCTTcaaggaaataaaagaaaaacatgcagaAGGTCTCAGAGTCAGAAGAGTGTTCAGCTGAGCTCAGTTTGGAAACAACAAATTTCATCTCGAGATCCAGGAGCTGCAGCAAATGCTCAAGTAAGAAAAAGACTCGAGGAACCGGACAGAAGCCGCAAACCTCAAGACCTTCAATGTGACAGACTGTGACTGACGCTCCGGGAGGGCCGAAGTGACAGGACTGAGGAGGCCCAAACGGTCGGAGAAAAGCTATCAGCTGACAGCAGGGCAAGCTGtgggagacagaaaaaaagcaggaaGTAGTAGTCCGAGACATCGTGGAGCTCACGCAGATGCTCAGAAACACATTTGACAGTCCAGGCAGAGAACTACGAAGCCGAGGCTGCGGAGAAACTGCACCGAATggctaaaaacaaaatcagctgCCAGAGTGAAGACGGCTTCAATCACAGTTACAAACTTCTCATTTGACAAATAAGTAATCAAATCTCAGCACGTTGGTTATGCCTGTGTCTCTACACCAAATTAGTCCATCACAGTGCAGAAATGAAACCTTCAGAGTGTTTTGTTTGAGTTCCTTATAGCTCCTTTTTGCACAATAGAAAGCAGAAAGGTCGCTTTTTGTacaacacagcagcaaatggaaaaaaaccaaaagaatttaaaaaggaCACAGAGGCAATGTGCAATAACATgtgactgtgtgagtgtgtactTTCAGTCATTAAAAGGAGAATAATGTAACAAAAACCATCTAAAAACACAAGTTTGAAGTCAGCGCCACTTTAGAATAATATCACAAACCGaatgctgtttttaaatcatctgCAGCAGCACAGTTTCCACCTCTGCTGAAAGTAGTTTTCCAAAAAGTCCGAATGACAGCAGCAGTCAAAGAGCTCCAACTTCTAAGAGTTTGTTTTCCTTTCCACCTGTTTCCACCTACATTTACCCACAGAcaggaggaggcagaggaggctgactacactgcagctccatagCAGTAATTTTCTCAGTATATTCTGCCATGGTTTACTCTTAATGTCACTTAATACCACCACTAACATGGTGGGTAATTATCTTTATGCCTCTAAAATGAATTTCGATGCTTTGAGGAGAACAAAGCAGGAAATGACCTGCCattgtttggttggttggtgCTTATAGAGTATTATGGGTATAACGAGGGAGCGTTTGATTTTCTCCGGACTTACCTGAGCGCTGACATACTTGGCAAACCACTCCCTGCCTTTTCCATTCTCTCCACTGCACAACTCTCCAAAACGAGCCTTCTCCTCTTGGTCAAAGTCCTCTCTGTGAAAACATGGGCTGCTGTGAAAAGACACTTTAAAGTCTGCtttgatgaaaataaaacagagaaatctgaaaaatacaaagaagATGGTTCTGAAGtttggactgacagacagacaaaggccaaagatgtaaaaaacaaaaaagactggCAATCACTGATTTTACATCACTGAGCTAACAGCCAGCTCTTACAGGTGATTTCAGAAGATTGCTTATGTTTATTAATGTGAAAGATGTCCCAATGAAACAGCATGGCTTTAACAACGTAGTGAAATTACCTAAAAAGTAGGTAAAAATAGCAGCATTGCAGAGCAGCAAATATCCAACTGCATACTGCACAACATTCAAACTCATCTTGTGTATTCACTGTCTGCCTTCATGATGCACAGCTCGCTTAGTCATGCATTACTGCATTAGCATCTACAGGATGTGGCTCATCATATCTCTAATCCTTTCACTATTATATTAAGGGACAATCAGAAATCCACTAAGAGGGTGATGAAGATAATGAGAGATGACTGGACCGTCCCAGACAAAGGTAAAGAGGGCAAACTGCTGAATCAGAGTTCTAATGGCAAGAAGATTTTACTTTAGGATGAGATGTGTTATGGCATTGACCCACAGAGAGGTCACATGGTGACAGAGAGGTCACATGGTGACCTCTCTGTGGGTCAATGTGCAAAGAGCTCAGTGGTCAATGCTTGAGGGGTCAGAATGAAATATGAAGCTGTCCTGATATTTAGAAGTGACTTTGACCAACCTCACATTTCACTCCATTAGATTTCTTACGTCAGCAGACCAGTGACCCCCGTGACCCTGCCGCAGTGTCATGAGAGGCTCAGCGTGTAAACCATGAACCACGAGCACCAAGGCCACGTGCTAAGCACAGAGGCCACTGTTCAATTTCTTCACTTCTTAAAATATGCTCGAGTGATAACAGCAGaaccacccatgtgtgtgataCATGTTGATCATATACTGCAAACACTGCTGCTTTAACATAAACGTGCCCATGGCTACATTGAGACACCCTGCTTGGAGTTTGTAACCTCCTCTGTGTTCAAATACCAACGATATCTTTTCCTTATCTGGCTTCCTGGACAGAATTTAGCACTCTGGTAAATGTCGATGCCACCTTCACCCTACAGCTCTTTCCCTGCGTTGATAATTTGGTGGCTTCCATCCAGACCCACACAATGCTCACCAACATCTCTCGCAGGCGCTGTTGGACCGTGCCATCAGCTCCTCTATGACCCGCTTTGGAGTTTCTGTACTGTAATTAACTTCCTGCATGTATTTTCACAACATTTCTAGTTTCATAAAGACAGGCTGTTAGAAACATCCACTAAATCTGttgttaaaacacaaacacatacagacgACATCAGATAAAACCCAACGCGCCTACGGTAGACTCGTCTCCGCGATCGACATGGAGGGCTTACAGACTCTTTGATCCAGACTTCTCCACATTCTTTCTTTCATCATCACAAAACAAGTTTCAAAAATCTAAAGGCGAAAGGCTAACACCTTTTCATCATACcaacttacattttaacaatGCAAGTTAATCCAACGCCCTTTTCAGTAAACACTGTCCGCAGCAACCTCACATGACTCACGCTGCTTTCAAAGCCCACACTTTTGTGTGGAGATCAAAGCACTTCAGCCCAGATCGTCTCACCCTGCCTTGCTGATTTCATGTGGTTCAGATCTGACAGTTCCCTTtcagcaaaacacaaaaaccccCAGAAAGTTTCAATAGTCTCAAAGAACGACTGAAACAAACAGCGGATTTCAGGATGATCGTTTCTCTCATCTTTGTCCGTTTTTTCCAGGGATCCCTGTTTGTAATTTCCCACATGTATGGCACAATTCTGATCTGTTTCAAGTCAAGAACATTTCAGTAAGTCAGACCTCTTCTATTTGCAAAACATGATGCAACAAGTATGCCACTGATTCATTCTAAAAAACCCACAATTTTCAAGTTGCATGTTTTCTTACGAATGCCGACGCTGTAAAGACGGTGTATACTTGTGCAGTTTCAAAACTTTGCatcatttttctgtcattctgCAAAAACTTATGGGATTACTCCATCATTTACCAACACAGAGAAGCAGACAGttattcacgctcacattcacagctATCACTATTATCCATATCACTAATTAACCTTTAGAATGTGTGAGGAAGCCGGAGCACCTGCAGAGAACACACAACATTTTTCTGTGGCTCTAATGTTTCTCAAACTCAGGCTGTCTTCCAGTCAGCTTCACAATCTCATTTATCAAACAAATGTGAGCTGTCCTTTTTTAAGACTCACTCAAACACAAAAGACCAAAAACAGTTCAAAATGTTGCTTCTTACTTTCCATGAAACACCTTCTCCACATACGTCTTCATGAACTGCCTCCTCTCCACTGTCTCGGCGTCGGCCTCCTCCCCGCTGTGAGCCGACGAAGACGACGACCTTCTTAGTTCCCATTCATTAGAGGGTGGGTCCATGTCATTTTCACTGTCTGCCGACTCTGTAGCATCACTGTCATTGTTTCCCTCCTCTGACTGGTGGTGGGAGTTGGGCTTGGTTGGAGCCATGGGCTCTGGCAGCTGGTGGACTCCTGTGGAAGAAGCTGGCTCTGGGGAGAAAATGTCTGTGTGTCCTTGGTGTTGACCTCCATCTATGTTGAGAGTCTTGGTCTCTGACGGTAGGTCGAAGTCTATTAGGTTGTCCACTGCCACACCCTCCATGGTGGAAAGCCTCTTCTTTGTGACTGTGCAACAGTGGTGTTAAACGGAGCTATTTACTGCTGTGCAGGAACATGAGAGTGCTggtcccagtttaggtttccaCTGAAGCCGCCGGCCTTGCTAGGTTAGGATTCTGCAGATCATTCCACCCCTGAGGGTGCTGACCCTCACAGAGTGAACTCACAAAGCATCTGTGGACCAATgaaagagagaaatcagcaATATTAGACCATGTTAAAATAGACCGTGTGaacataataattttaaaaacacgCTTTACAAATGACCTGCAATTCAAACAAATATCACGTGGTTTGATAATGTTAAATACAATTAACAAAGGAATATATTTggccaaaagctgcagttcctgttACGTCCACTTGAGGCACTTTGAAAGTGAGCCAGTCCCCACAGATTCCCATTTTAAAGCGCTCACATGAATAATTTTGTTTGCAGTGAATGTGTCCAGTATGTGCGTCTGTGTGTCACATCCAATATACGGATGCAGTTTGTTCACCACGCTAGctagtaggggtgcaacaatactaaTATcggtattgaaccgttcgatacagtgctttcggttcggtacgcatatgtatcgaacaatacaaaattttaatttattttatcaacttttcttctgacgatgctgtctgtgttgagcgctcagtggatctgcgtttgACTACTCcacctaggctgcactgtcgagcgcagatccactgagcgcagcgcaagctagcgacacagaagctaagctcgttgcaacatggcaactgcctcaacgctagccgaaattgaacctcccccaccctcattcagatctggcgtttggaactattttggtcttcatatgaagtatgaccctgaaggtaagcgcgtcatggacaaaagtaaaacagtatgtcggatgtgccacgcaatgctcaattacattggtgggaactagtgcgttagcccagttagctcgttaacgtgttgacgctgtccagccccacacacggggcgatccgcggtaactcgttaacggagatttgcggcgttatggcgttaatgtcattttaacgagattaacgctgacagcactagtgggagcacaacgaatatgactgcacatttactccgacatcatcctagtgcaaagacaagtggaagcagacaaaaacaacaagcacgcatgctacaaactttacccgagtcatttagacagccgttagcacatgattctccttatggggacctgatatgtttaatatgctgctgagagtataccccagaagaagcgtatagtatagcttttattttggaaagagccatttctctgtaataaactctcttttccaaagatgagggatttctcgatcagatagatttttttttattattattttgttgtttcagcaacattaaatttaaaaactgtacttttgagttaaaatatatatttataattttaataatgacaaattaaaaaagcatgaacatttttttgtatcgaaaaaacatcgaaccgtgacaccaaagtatcgaaccgaaccaaactgtgaattttgtgtattgttgcacccctactagctagcattagctgttAACTTAGCAATCCACACTCATTcccaaatatggtcacttctaGCTCCAAGAAATGACACATAGTAGCTAAAACATTGAAGCCTCAGCAGGCAGACTGCAAAACCAACGgccacatccatcttttatatacagtctatgcacAAACGTCCTGCTAATACATGGGTTTTATGCTTTATAAAAAATCATGCCATGTgttacaaacacaaaaaaaattaaatctgaGATCTTTTTGTTGCTGGCGTGCTGAAGTTCTTTTTTACAAATGTTCTCAGTAATATAATTTCAGACCAGGTACAAATTCAGAGCATTTACGTGAAATTGATCCCTATACAGACATCGGCATTACTCATTCTGAAGCTTTACTAATAACCTTTCAGTTACTGATTTAGGAATTTCCAGCCACTCCTATTGCAGATCACTTCaagttcagttcatttaatgTGATTATCGAGCCCACTACATTGTCTCCTAATGGAGATTTGTCTCTGGCCAGAAAGTCTTTTGAATCTAAAAGATTCAGttcaatatttattaaaaagcaACATCATGATGATTtgaaaatggcctgtatttgtatagcgctttacttggtccctaaggaccccaaagcgctttacacatccagtcatccgcccattcacacacacattcacacactggtgatggcaagctacattgtagccacagcaaccctggggcgcactgacagaggcaaggctgccggacactggcgccaccgggccctttGAAACATTTAGAAAAAGTGAACAAGCAAATCAGAGTCCTGAATACATTTAGATCaccttaaatatatttaaacctGGTTTAGCTATAAAGCCTTGAACTAACATTTTTCCCCCGAGTTTGTCCTTAAAGCAGCATTTCTGCAGGACTTGGTGCAGTTTTGCAAGAGTGGTTGGGTGGAGGTGCTGCCTTAAAGGCCAAAGTCAGAGagtaaagtaaacaaacaccTCAAATTACAAGAAAGACTGCAACCCTTACTTTGCTCCAAACTGAGACAGTGCTTTGCGACGGTCAGTCTAAGAATCCTTTTCTGCtatgaaaaagtgaaaacatccgtaatgaaaagaaaagagggtATTACAGGCCGTGTagctgtaaatgtaaatttaacaGCCAATAACAAATTGCTATGTAAATAAATCTATACAAGTTTACTTCTTTCTAAATTTGAGATGATAAAACAAAACCAGTGTGACATCTGACTCAACACGAGGCCTATAAAACGTGTCTACAGTGACACGGCACTTCTTATTTAAATGGTTAAGGTGTGAAAGTGAATAtaatttcctgttgtttctgATCGCAGACATTCTGCAGGCAGAGTTAGCTGAGCAGAGCAAAGTATGCTTTGTGGTCTGACATAAAACCCCCCACAAACCTCCTGATAGGACACGCGTGTCCTCCCTGACTCTGATGCttgaagaaggagaagaagatctTTGTATCTCAGAAAGCTGATCCTTACCTGGATGCATCAAAACAGACCTACTGATCACTTCTCAGAGGGAAAAAAGAGCACGAAAGAAAACGAGCAGCATGTTGTAGCTCTACACTGTCATTTAGATTCTGTTCAGTTGTCCTTGCTTTGAAATCTCACACCCCGTTCATCTCTAAACCTCAGTGCTGTATTTTTAGAATCTATTCTTTCATCATGTTACAGTGCAAATAACAGGAAGTTGAAATGATTGAttaaaaaccacaaagaaaaaggcaaacaaatcTTAAACTGCACTGCTATACATCTcctgacacacacacctttCATCTGGTTTGAAATAAATGCCCAGTCATGGGACAGCATCACACTGCTGACTCCTCAAACGGCCTTCCCAGGATTCTTCACCCAGCAACAGCTGGcatccttcacacacacacacacacacacacacacacacacacacacacacacacacacacacacacacacacacacacacacacacacacacacacacacacacagcactctGTCCTTGAGCTAATCTGCTTTAGCTCCTCTATATCAGGGCATTTGGTCTTCTGATTGAACACACAGCTAAAatattgtacacacacacacacatgcacacacacgcacacacacatgcacacacacgcacacacagagcccCTGGGCCAATGCTTGTCATGCAGCTCTGAAGATGAGGTTATATAATGCAGCATTTAGTGAGTAAGACCGAGGGTGAAACATTCgagatgcacaaacacactcgTGTGTACCTAAACACCCACATCACCAAAGAGAAAGCAAACGTTTGGCCTGCAGACGCTGCTTAACTTGTGCCATTTACTTAAATTGTTTCCTCTGAGCAGGACGCTGGCTGGACCTGCTGTCCCCGATGACACGGCTTTCTCGCCTAATAAAACGAAACACCGGGGGGCGCTCTTTGATGTGTCCGCAGTCTGGCTGTCACTCTACATTAACAGTCATGGTTTGGTGTGCAAGTCTGAGTTTAGGTCAGGGTTCAGCATCATTTTTGACAGAGTTAAAATCACATCGAGTAACTTAACTGGATAAGTGGTaaagaaaatggatagatggGTCTTCATTTACCTTTGCAAACAAATCTCAGTATTATTTTTTCTGGGTGGGAAGAATTTTATCCAAGAATCTGTGACCAACCGTTATATTTTCACTCGGGATTGTAAACTGAGTTTTGttcatttgatttaattttcatCATGCTTGATTAGGTTTAAGAGTGGTTGCTAGGTGATAGAGTCTGTAATAAGACCCGCCCACCTAACTGCTGGAAAAGGAGTAAGAGCAGGaaagaaataaatcaaagaTATGTTGATGACAAATGTATTTGTGTTACAGCAAAACAAATCTAAGTCTCCATTCGAGCTGTACTTTTATTTACTCAAACCCTCTGAAGATTAAAGCCAAGAACTGCCACTTCACAAAAACCTTGTGACAGGTTACAACGTGGAAAAATACTGGAAAAAGTGAGCATCTTATGTGAAGTTTAAACCTTGTTTTGTTCCTTTCTATGATTAATCTGACACACTGGACTTCTGGTTATAACTCAGTGTAAGACTTGACCTTTCATTGTCATTGTGCTACCTTTGTTCGAGTTACGGCTTACAAAGATCTCTTAGACCTAAAGGCCAATTATAGGCTTGACAGTAAGCCATTGTGTTTCATACTATTTTAAAAACCTTGTGCCAACAAAAGGCTTATCAGTTGTTGGTTTTGTCGTTTAAAAAAAGGTGTTGCGTTTCCTTTCCCATTGATTACCTTATGAGCCCTTCAGATTTATTTTGCAAGGCTTGGCATGGGGCCACATCCTTGGTTGGCAAACACTTCCTGTGGACAGGGCGCTCTTATGAATCACTACACATTTCCTGTTAAGGTGAAGTCACAAGATCTTTGACATTCTATCCTTTATTTCTGCAGTGGAAGTGTAGATGGCAGAGGTTTCCACAGACACATCACTGGATCAAAGGTGATCTCTGCTTGGCTTTTTGAGCCTTCAACAGTCTGCACTGATGCTGGGTCAGGCGATTGTGGAGAATGCTCACTCCTTGGGTTTTCTTTGGTTCTCAAGCAGTA is drawn from Pelmatolapia mariae isolate MD_Pm_ZW linkage group LG7, Pm_UMD_F_2, whole genome shotgun sequence and contains these coding sequences:
- the kiaa0513 gene encoding uncharacterized protein KIAA0513 homolog isoform X2 — protein: MEGVAVDNLIDFDLPSETKTLNIDGGQHQGHTDIFSPEPASSTGVHQLPEPMAPTKPNSHHQSEEGNNDSDATESADSENDMDPPSNEWELRRSSSSSAHSGEEADAETVERRQFMKTYVEKVFHGKEDFDQEEKARFGELCSGENGKGREWFAKYVSAQRCHSKCVSEATFYRLVQSFAVVLFECYQMDDYSPAKNLMTMCFTYYYVGKSQPSPSELLDRGGAPAGLDSYLNKANTWLTGKKDAAERLLKHTSKTDVKGFFGGLESKLRSSVAPKSDDGENPGETKPKSPVSGAPEEKKGEKVYLYTHLKQQPIWHTLRFWNAAFFDAVHCERKKRSPTTREKWCHMTDEEKKDSYKIDENIAFGQLGTFTHNMLAFGLSRKLCNDFLKKQAVIGNLNEEQYKLLTEHIERMAAE
- the kiaa0513 gene encoding uncharacterized protein KIAA0513 homolog isoform X1; protein product: MEGVAVDNLIDFDLPSETKTLNIDGGQHQGHTDIFSPEPASSTGVHQLPEPMAPTKPNSHHQSEEGNNDSDATESADSENDMDPPSNEWELRRSSSSSAHSGEEADAETVERRQFMKTYVEKVFHGKEDFDQEEKARFGELCSGENGKGREWFAKYVSAQRCHSKCVSEATFYRLVQSFAVVLFECYQMDDYSPAKNLMTMCFTYYYVGKSQPSPSELLDRGGAPAGLDSYLNKANTWLTGKKDAAERLLKHTSKTDVKGFFGGLESKLRSSVAPKSDDGENPGETKPKSPVSGAPEEKKGEKVYLYTHLKQQPIWHTLRFWNAAFFDAVHCERKKRSPTTRGTQDEEKDVREKWCHMTDEEKKDSYKIDENIAFGQLGTFTHNMLAFGLSRKLCNDFLKKQAVIGNLNEEQYKLLTEHIERMAAE